The following DNA comes from Nocardioides panzhihuensis.
GGAGGGAGCGTCCTTGTCGGGCGCCCACACCTCGACGGTCTTCAGCTTGGTGCCGCGGGGCGCGTTGCCGGTCCGGCCCTTGACGAAGCCCGCATCGACGAGGTCCGTCATCGCCCGGGTGGCGAGACCTGCCCGGGTGCTCGCGTTGAGCACGGTCACGACCACCTGCGACGGGTAGACCTCGGAGCCCTTCTTCACCGGGGCGTCCACGCACGGCCCGACATCGACCTTCTGCGGGAACGGTGCGGTCATCGACTTCCATCCCCAGGCACCGGCCAGCGCGACCGCAACCGCGAGGACGGCGAGGATGATGAACGTACGAAGTCCCGTGAGGGCCGAATCGAGCATGTCGCCGAGCCTAACCCGCTGGTGCGCCTCTAGCCGAGGCTGTGTACGCGGGCGTGCAGCACGTTGCGCTGCTGAAGCGCGGCCCGGAGCGCCCGGTGGAGCCCGTCCTCGAGGTAGAGCTCGCCGTTCCACTCCACGACGTGGGCGAAGAGGTCGCCGAAGAACGTCGAGTCCTCGTTGAGCAGCGCCACCAGCTGGAGGGTGTCCTTCGTGGTCACCAGCTCGTCGAGGCGGACCGTCCGAGGAGGCAGCGCAGCCCACCCCTTGGTCGTCAGACCATGGTCAGGGTAGGGGCGAGAGTCGCCGACACGCTTGAAGATCACCCTCGTGACTGTATCGCCCTCAGGACAAAACCCAACATAGAGTCAGCCCATGACGGATGCTGCTGCACTCTCGGAAGCGGTCGGACCCGGCTATCGGTTCGAGGGCTCAGCCCTCGAGCTCGGGGTGCTGATGGCCGACGCCGAGACGTTGACGGAGACGCCGATCCGCGTCCCTCTGGGGATGCTGAACAGGCACGGACTGGTCGCAGGCGCGACGGGCACGGGGAAGACGAAGACCCTTCAGCTGCTTGCCGAGCAGCTCTCTGCGGCCGGGGTTCCCGTGTTCGCCGCAGACATCAAGGGTGACCTCTCCGGTCTGGCCGCCCCAGGTGAATCGAGCGAGAAGCTGACCGCGCGGGCGGCGTCGGTCGGGCAGACCTGGCAGGCACGCGGCTTCCCGGTCGAATACTTCGCTCTCGGCGGGGAGGGCACCGGTATCCCGGTCCGGGTGACGGTCGAGGCCTTCGGCCCGACGCTCCTGTCCAAGGTCCTGGGGCTCAACGAGACCCAGGAGTCCTCGCTCGGGCTCGTCTTCCACTACGCGGAGAAGGCCGGCCTGAAGCTGATCGGGCTCGACGACCTGCGGTCGGTGCTGCAGTGGCTGGTCTCCGCCGAGGGCAAGGCCGATCTCAAGGACCTGGGTGGCCTCTCGTCCGCGACGACAGGGGTGATCCTGCGTACGCTCATCGCCTTCTCGGACCAGGGCGCGGACGAGTTCTTCGGCGAACCGGCCTTCGCGGTCACCGACTTCATCCGCAACGACGGGGACGTCGGGATCATCTCGCTGCTCGAGCTGCCCAACCTGCAGGACCGGCCGGCGATCTTCTCGACCTTCCTGATGTGGCTGCTCGCCGAGCTGTTTCGGGCGCTGCCCGAGGTCGGCGACATCGACAAGCCGAAGCTCGTCTTCTTCTTCGACGAGGCTCATCTGCTCTTCAACGACGCCTCCGACGCGTTCCTGGACCAGATCTCCACCACGGTGCGGCTGATCCGCTCCAAAGGAGTCGGGGTCTTCTTCGTCACCCAGAAGCCGACCGACGTCCCTGACGACGTGCTCGGTCAGCTGGGCTCGCGGGTCCAGCATCAGCTGCGGGTCGCGACGCCCAACGACGCCAAGGCGCTCAAGGCGAGTGTCAACACCTACCCGACCTCTTCCTACGACGACCTCGGCGCCGTCATCCAGACGCTCGGGATCGGCGAGGCGATCGTGACCGTCATGAACGAGCGCGGTGCGCCGACGCCGGTCGCCTGGACGCGGCTGCGGGCGCCCGAGTCGCTGATGGCTCCGGTAGAGGCCGCCGCCATGGAAGCCGCCGTCGCCGGGTCGCCGCTGGCGGCGAAGTACACCGCTGCCGTCGAGGTCGAGTCCGCCGCAGACCAGCTCGAGGTGAGGAAGGACGCCGCGGCGGCCGCCGAGAAGGCCGAGGCGGAAGAGAAGGCGGCCGAGAAGGCGGAAGCGAAGGCGGCGAAGAAGAGCGCTCCGAAGAAGTCCTCGGGCTCACGATCTCGCTCTCGCGACGACGACTCGGTGGTCGAGACGGTGGTGAAATCCACAGCGTTCAGGCAGGCCGCGCGCACCGCCGCCAGAGAGCTCGTCAGGGGAATCTTCAAGCGGCGCTGATTCTGATTCGCTCGGGGACGGGCGGAATCCTTATCGTCTGCTCATGCCCGACCTTCTCCTCCGGAACGTACGCATCGTTCCGCTCTCACCCGGGGCGAACGCGCCCGCCGGGGTGGTTGACGTTCTCGTTGCCGACGGTGTCGTGGCGGCGGTCGGAGAAGGCCTGTCCAGACCGGACGGCGTCGAGACGTACGACGCCGGCGGCCGCTGGCTCGTGCCGGGTCTCTGGGACGCCCACACCCACCTCGGCCAGTGGACGCTCCGGGCCAGCCGGCTGGACCTCCACGGCACCCGCTCGCCTGCCGAGGCGCTGGCGCGGGTGGCCGCGGCCGCGCGCGCCCTCGAACGGCAGAGTGGGCCGGGCGAGGCGATCGTCGGGATGGGCCACTCGGCCGGCACCTGGGACCGCTGGGGCAACGTCTCCGAGCTGGACTCGGTCACCGGCGCCATCCCCGCGATCCTGGTCAACCACGACTTCCACCACGCCTGGCTGAACACCGCGGCGCTCGACGCCGTGGAGCTGCCCCGGCGTGAGGACATGGTGCAGGAGACGGAGTGGTACCAGGCCTATCCGCGCGTCGCGGAGCTCTTCGAGTCCAACGGGAGCACCCCGGCGGCCTACCGTCGGATGCTGAGTCGGACCGCCGCGCTCGGGGTGGTCGGGATGACCGACTTCGAGGTCGGTGTCCGGCTGGACGACTGGCGGTCGCGGTGGACCTCCGGCTGCGACCTGGTCCGCATCCGGGTCGCGTCCTACGCCGACCAGCTCGACGATGCGATCGCCGAGGGCCTACGTACCGGCGACCCGCTGCTCGCCGGCGAGGACCGACTGACGATGGGGCCGTTGAAGATCATCAGCGACGGCTCGCTCGGCACACGGACAGCGTGGTGCTGCGACCCCTACGAGGACGACCCGGACAGCTGCGGGGCGCCGAACCAGTCGCCGGACGAGCTGCGGGGACTTCTGGGAAAGGCCCACGACGCCGGCCTCGAGGTGGCTACGCACGCCATCGGGGACAGGGCGGTGTCGGAGGCTCTGGTGGCGTACGCGGCGACGGGTGCGCGCGGGAGCATCGAGCATGCCCAGCTCGTACGTCGCGAGGACCTGCCGCTGATGGCTCGGCTCGGGATCACCGCTTCGGTGCAGCCGGCGCACATCCTCGACGACCGCGAGATGACCGAGGGCGTCTGGCCGGGGCGGGAGGACCGTTGCTTCGCGACCCGCTGGATGCTCGACGAGGGCGTACGGGTGACGCTCGGCTCGGACGCTCCGGTCGCGCCGCTCGATCCGTGGCTGGCCATCTCCGCCGCCGTCGGCCGCTCACGTGACGGCAAGGAGCCGTGGCACCCGGAGCAGGCGCTGACCGTCCAGGAGGCCCTGGCGGCCTCGGTCGACGGACAGCCCACGGTCGGTCCTGGGTCTCGCGGAGATCTGGCCGTGCTCGACATCGATCCGCTCCGGGCCTCCGTCGGCGACCTGGCCGCGATCGCCCACGGCGGGGTCGTGCTGACCACGGTCGGCGGGCGGGTCGTCCACCGCAGCGTCTAGTGGTGTGTCCTTCTGGGACGCGCCACCAGCGACCCCGAACAGCGCGAAGGCCCGGCCGTCATCGGCCGGGCCTCACGCAATGGATCTTCAGATGCCGGTCACGCGGACCAGCGCACCGAGTCGTCGACGAAGTCGGCGAACACGTGAACACCGCGCAGGTCCTGTCGCTCGTCCATGAGCTTGGTCAGGGCACTGGCGTGCCGGAACTTGAGGCTGTGCTGCTTCGCGGAGCTGTTCGCCTCAGGCTTGGTCGCGGTGAGTGTTTCCATCGAGGTCCCCCCTACAACGGATAGATCGTCTACATCGTGGTCTGTCCTGCGCATCAAGCATCCCGCCCGTAAGTCGCCGGCAGGTTGTTTGAACGTTACAAGCCGGTTTCGGTAAAAGAAATGCCTGACGATGCCTGTGCTGGTATCTGCCGAGCGATAGGGCTGAATCTCGCTAGACAAAGGCGACGGAAGGTCACTCCGACGCTGATCTGAGCGCGTCGACGGCCTGACGGGTCTGCTCGAGGAGCCGAAGCGCGGCGCTCGCGTCGGGCAGGTTCGGCTCCGGGGACCAGAGCTGGTCGGCGTCGCTGATCGGAGAGGCTCCGTCGATGATCGGGTCGAGGTCGGTCACCAGCGCGCCCTTCGACGGGTCGCCGGCCAGCGCAGAGCGGATCACCTCGCCGTCGATCGGGCACGCAGAGGCGATCAGCGTGGCGTTGCCGAACCTCGCGCCCGCGAGCGCGGACCCCTGCACGATCATCGCGACATGCTCGAAGACCGTACGCAGCGTGGCGAGCTCACGGCGGGTGAAGAGCAGCTCGGGGCCGGCGACGGAGTTCAGCACCAGCCGACCCTCCTCACGCAGTGCGCTCCGCGCTGCCGTCATGCACTCCAGCGAGGTGAAGGCCGGCGGGATCCGGTTGCCGGCGAAGATGTCGATGACGATGGCGTCGTGCTCCGAGCCCGGGTGGGCCTCCAACCAGGAGCGTGCGTCGGCCGTCTCCATGGTGATCCCGGCGGGAAGCGGGAACCGTGTCTTGGTGAGCTCGACCAGGGCGGGTTCGAGCTCGACGACCGTCTGGGTGGTCGAGGGCCACCGATGGGCGACTGCGCGGGGGAGCGCGAGCAGTGCGCCGCCCAGGTGTGCGGCCGAACGAGGTGCCTGATCACCGAGCGCCGCCAGCATCCAACGGATCGAGGCGAGCTTCGGCGGCTGCGCGGGGTCTCCGAGGTGGGACTGCGCGACGCCGTCGATCACGATGGCCCAGCCGTCGGGCTTGAGCACGAGGTCGGCGGTGCTGCCGTCCGAGAAGTCGATGCGCTCACGACTCCCGGCCGGACCCGGGGGTGTTGACATACATCGATCCTGCCAGACACCATCGCGCCCGGACCGGGACATTCCGGTAGCCTGCTGGCGTCGTTGATAGGCGCGGCAGTACTCGGGACATCGGGACTCGGACATCGGGCGTGAGGAGCTCTTGCGGTGGAGATATGGGAGGTCGCCGAAAATGACGACCGGATCGAGGGTCTCACCGCTGATGGCAAGCCGGACCCGGCGTACGCCGCATCGCTCGGACTGAAGGACGCGCCGCTGGGCAGGCGCGCGCTCGCGGCCGCCGTCGACATCGTCTGTTACCTGGTCCTGCAGGTCCCCTTGCTCGTCTTCACGTTCCCGCTGCTGCTGAAGCTGGCCCAGGGCAAGTTCGGCTTCGCCCGGTTCCTGAGCCACCCCGACTTCCTGCTGGCGGCCATCGCCGGCGGCACGACCATCCTGCTGACGCTGGTCTTCGTCATCGTCCAGATCGTCTTCCACGGCCGCCGTGGCGTCACGCTGGGCAAGTCCGTCGCCGGGATCCGCTCGATCAACGTCAAGACCCTCGAGCGGCCGGGAGCCGGTCGCGCCTTCCTGCGGGCCCTGGTCCTGTGGGGCTCCGGGATCATCCCGATCGCTCCGATCGTCTTTCTGGCCTCGCCACTCTTCGACAAGGAGAAGCGGAGCCGCGGCTGGCACGACAAGGTCGCTGAGATGTGGATGGTCGACGTGCGTGAGGGCCTCGACCCCTACGACGAGAAGCGGATGCGTATCGCTCGGAAGACGGTCGCGGCTGCGCCTGTCGCGGAGCGGAAGTCGCTGCCCTCGCTCAGCACCCCCAACGCGCAGGACGCCGGCAGCTACCGTCCCTCGGGCCGGGTCAGCGCCGGTGTGCTCGGCGTCTCCCGCCCGAAGGCGAGGCGCGAGGAGCCCGGGGTCTCGCCTGGCGGGGCGCTCGCGACCCCGCCCTCGGGGCCGGTGGCACCGAAGCCGGTGACCCCGGCGATCCCGCCGTCGCGCGCCGTGACGCCCAGCCAGGGTCAGACGGTGCCGCCGCCTCCGACCCCGACGCCCACCCCGGCTCCCACGCCCACCCCGGCTCAGACCCCGACACCGGCGCCGAACCCCACCCCGAATCCCATGCCGACCCCCGCCCCGGGCCACACCCCTGCGCCTACGACCGGCGGCCAGCCGCTTCACGGGCAGGAGCGCCCTCGGGGCATCATGCTCAAGGTCGACTCGGGCGAGCGGATCCCCGTGACCGGCCTGGTGCTGGTCGGCCGTGACCCCGCCCTGACGGAGAACACGCTGGGGGCGCGTACGGTCTCGATCATCGACGTGTCGGTCTCGAAGACCCACCTGTCCCTGCGCCCCAGCGGCGACGGTGTCGAGGTCACCGACCGAGGCTCGACCAACGGCACCGTGGTGATCCACGAGGGCGCCACCCGACGGCTGAACGCCTGGGAGCCGGTGCTCGCCCCGGTCGGCGCGATGATCCGGTTCGGCGACCGCTCGGCCCTGGTGCGTCGCGGGTGACCGCCGCCCCGCGAGCTCTTAGCCACATTGACGAGGGGAACCAAGGATGAAGGTCAAGCTCACTCTGCACCGGCCCGGTGTCGCGCCCGCGGATGTGATCGTCACAGCAGACTCCACGGCGACCGCGGGCGACGTCGCACGGCACATCGCCGACGCCGACCCGGCGCGCTCCGTGATCGCGGGTGAGCACGACGTCCTGACGCTGGCCGTCGCCCCGCCGACCGCCGACCGGATGGAGCCGCTCGAACCCGACGTACCCATCGGTGATGCGCCGATCGGGTCCGGCTTCGCGGCCGCGGTCGTCAACATGGGCCCGGACAACGAGATCACCGGCTCGCGTCGCAAGAGCGTCGGCGTGCTGCGGGCGATCGACGGTCCGGTGCGGGGGCAGGCGTTCCCGCTGACCACCGGCCACGCCTCGATCGGCCGCGGTCCCGAGAACGAGATCGTGCTCGCCGACCCGATGGTCTCCAAGCGCCACGCCCGCATCGAGGTGGACCGCTCGGTCGAGCTGGTCGACCTCAACTCGGCCAACGGCGTCGTCGTCGACGGCACCCAGGTCTCCCGCGTACGTCTCGCGCCGGACACGCCCGTCGTCATCGGCAGCACCACGCTGGTCATGCAGCTCTCGGCCGACTTCCTCTCCGCCGTCGAGGACCCGGTGCTCGAGCGCGGTGGCGGTCTGCTCTTCAACCGAAGCCCGCGGGTCGACGTGCGCTACCCCGGCACCGAGCACCCGCCGCCGTGGATGCCCACGGAGATGCAGAAGAAGCTGTTCCCGTGGTTCGTGCTGATCGCGCCGATCATCATGGCGCTCTCGATCTACGCGATGACCGGCCGCGCCCGCGCGCTGCTGCTGGTCGTGATGACGCCGATGATGGCGATCGGCAACTACCTCAACCAGCACCGTCAGGCGGGCGCCAAGCAGGACCACGAGATCGAGCTCTTCGAGCGGCAGTTCGAGAAGCTGGAAGAGGTCTTCTACCGCAGCAAGCCCGAGGAGGAGCTGGCCCGCAACGAGGAGGTCCCGGCGGTCGCCGAGGTCTTCGAGCAGGCGATGCAGCTCGGTCCGCGGCTGTGGACCCGGCGTCCCGAGCACTGGAACTTCCTGTCCGTACGCCTCGGCACCACGCGCGCCCTGTCGCGCAACTCGATCGCCGAGCGTGACACCCAGAACGGTCTGCCCGACTACATCGAGCGCATCGATCGTCTGAAGGAGCGCTACAAGTACGTCGACGACGTGCCGTTGCTGGAGTCGCTGCCCGCGGTGGGTTCCGTGGGTGTCGCCGGCCCGGCCGGCCCGGCGGCCGATGCGATGCGCGGGATCGCGGTGCAGCTCTTCGGGCTGCACGCGCCCAACGAGGTCGTCAGCGTCGCCTTCGCCGACCCCGACTGGGTCGAGGAGTTCGAGTGGCTCAAGTGGCTGCCGCACACCACCTCCGAGACCAACCGCTTCAAGGACATGCCGCTGGCCGACTCCGCGCCGACGGCGAATGCCCTGCTCAGCGCGCTGGAGGAATACATCATGCGCGCCGGACGGACCGCTGAGCACCGCGGCCCGTTCCCAGAGAAGTGGAACCCGATGCAGTACGGCACCGACGTCGCTCGGGCCGGCGAGGAGACCAACGCACGGGTCCAGGTCTCGATCATCGTCTTCGTCACCAACGACGCGCCCGTGGACCGGGCCCGCCTGGTCCAGGTCCTCGAGCGGGGCGCCGACGTCGGCGTACATGCCGTCTTCCTCTCCTCGACCGTCGAGGCGCTGCCGGCGGTGTGCCGCAGCTATCTCGACGTGAGCGACGGTCTGGAGCGCGCCACCGTCGGACTGGTCCGCAACGGCGACCTCTTCGACGGTGTCACCGTCGAAGGTGTCTCCAACGCCTACATGGAGATGTTCGCCAAGCGGCTCGCGCCTGTCGTCGACGCCAGCACCGTCGTCCACGACTCCTCCGACCTGCCGAACTCGGTCGGCTTCCTCTCCCTGGTCGGCAACGAGGTCGCCGAGGACCCGCACTCCGTCGTGGAGCGCTGGCGGCAGAACAACTCGATCATCGACCGCTCCGACCGGCCGCGTCCGCGGCTGAAGAAGGCCGGCAACCTGCGCGCCATCATCGGCCAGGGAGCCTCCGACGCGATGACGCTCGACCTGCGTACGCAGGGCCCGCACGCCCTCGTCGGCGGCACCACCGGTGCCGGTAAGTCCGAGTTCCTGCAGGCATGGGTGCTCGGCATCGCCTCGGCCCACTCGCCCGACCGGGTGACGTTCCTCTTCGTCGACTACAAGGGCGGGTCGGCCTTCGCCGACTGCATCGAGCTTCCGCACTGCGTCGGCCTGGTGACCGACCTGAGCCCGCACCTCGTACGCCGTGCGCTGACCAGCCTCAAGGCCGAGCTGCACCACCGCGAGCACCTCTTCAACCGGAAGAAGGCCAAGGACCTCCTCGAGCTGGAGAAGCGACAGGACCCGGAGTGCCCGCCCGCGTTGGTGCTCGTCATCGACGAGTTCGCTGCACTGGCCGGTGAGGTGCCGGAGTTCGTCGACGGTGTCGTCGACATCGCCCAGCGAGGTCGTTCGCTCGGCATCCACCTGATCATGGCGACCCAGCGTCCGGCCGGTGTCATCAAGGACAACCTGCGAGCCAACACCAACCTCCGTGTCGCGCTCCGTATGGCCGACGAGACCGACTCCAAGGACGTCGTCGACGACCCGATCGCCGGGACCTTCCCGCCGTCCCTGCCGGGCCGCGGCATCGCGAAGACCGGACCCGGTCGCCTGACCCCGTTCCAGTCCGCGTACGCCGGTGGCTGGACCCGCGACGACGAGGTCGTCACCGCCGATGTGAGGGTGGCCGAGCTCAAGTTCGGTTCGATCACGGAGTGGGAGCCGGAGCGTCCGCCGGAGAGCGACTCGCACGACGAGGACCTCGGCCCCAACGACCAGAAGCGGATCGTGGCCAACCTGATCAATGCCTCCGCGACCGCTGGCCTGATGACCCCGCGGCGACCGTGGCTCGACGACCTGGCGTCCGTGGTCGACATGCGCGACCTGCCGCTGGAGGGTGACGGACAGATCCTGCTGGGTCTTGCCGACCTCCCGGAGCGGCAGCAGCAGAACGCGATCTACTTCGCTCCCGACCGCGACGGGTCCCTGCTCATCTTCGGGTCCTCCGGTTCGGGCAAGTCGACCATGCTGAAGACGATCGCGACCGCCGCCGGCGCCCGTCCGGAGCTCGGCCGGGTCCAGGTCTACGGCCTCGACTTCGCCTCCGGCGCGCTGGGTGCGATCGCGCGCCTCCCGCACGTCGGCTCGATCATCGACGGCGACGACGCCGAGCGTCTGCAGCGGCTGATGCGCACCCTCGAGCGGGAGATGGACCGCCGCTCCGAGCTCTTCTCCAAGGCCTCGGCCGCGAACCTCACCGAATACCGTGAGATCGCCGACCAGTCGATGCCGCGCATCCTGCTCCTGATCGACAACTACCCCGAGTTCAAGAAGGAGTGGGAGATCGCGGCCGGGCGTGCGCCGTTCTACCAGTCCTTCATGCGAGTCCTCGGCGAGGGCCGCCCGCTCGGCGTCCACGCGGTGATCACCGCCGACCGCAGCGGCTCGGTGCCGACCGCGGTCTTCGCGAACATCCCGCGCCGTGTCGTCATGCGGCTCTCCGACCCGAGCCAGTACGTCCTGGTCGGAGCCCCCAAGGACGTACTCAACGAGCAGTCTGCGCCCGGCCGCGCCGTCGTCGACAAGGCCGAGGTGCAGCTCGCCGTCCTGGGTGGCACGACCAACGTCGCCGAGCAGACCAAGGCTCTCGACGAGCTCGTCGCGCAGCTGCGTGCTCAGGGTGTTCCCGAGGTCGGCGAGATCGGTGCCCTGCCCACGAAGGTCTCCAGCCGGTCCCTTCCCGCGCAGGTCGACGGCCAGCCCGTCTTCGGCATCGCCGACGACACCCTGGCGCCTCGGGGCTTCGAACCGATCGGTTCGTTCATCGTCACCGGTCCGCCGCAGTCGGGCAAGACCAACGTCCTCAAGGCGCTCGTGGAGTCCATGGAGCGCTTCGACCCCGAGGTGAAGCTGTTCCACCTCGGCAGCCGTCGCGCCATGCTCGGCGACTTCCGGCCCTGGGTACGCAGCGCCACCCGCCCCGACGACGAGAAGACGCTCGTCACCGAGCTCGCCGAGATCGTCGCCGACGAGTCCTTCCCCGGCCGCATCATGATCGTCGCCGAGGACATGACCCACCTGGCCGACGGTCCCGCCGACCGCCCGATGCGCACCCTGCTGCAGGCGATCAACAACTCCGACCACCTCTTCGTCGGCGACGCCGACGTCACCCGCGCCGGCGGCGGCTCGGGTGTCATGGGTGAGTGGAAGGCCGCCCGCCAGGGAATCGTGCTCAAACCGGACACCTACGACGGCGACACGCTGTTCAAGGTCCCGTTCGGAAAGCTCAAGCGCACCGACTTCCCGGCGGGCCGTGGAATCTTCGTCCAGGCCGGTCGGACGGTGACCATGCAGATGCCTCTGGCGAGCGACAACGAGAACGACGTATGAACGAGGCAACGAACCTGTTTTTACGCTTCACAGGGAAGAAGAGTGTGGCCTACGGTGGCCACCGGCGTCCGCTGACGGGGCGTCTTGAAATGAAAACCGCGGGAAAGGGAATGATCGATGAGTGACTTCGGGGCAACATACGACGAGATGACCGGCACCGCCGACAAGCTCGACCAGGGCAAGGACACGATCGAGTCCGCTCTGGACGAGTGCCAGGGCTACGTCGACGAGCTCGTTCAGGACGGGTTCAAGACGGAGAAGGCGTCGGGCAAGTTCCAGGACGGCTACACCGAGATGACCACGGGTCTGAAGGACGCCATTGCTGGTGTCGAGGACATGGCGCAGGCTCTGCGTGACATGGCCACGGCGATCCAGGACCTGGACTCCCAGCTCGCTGGCGGCTGAGCCGCAGCGTTTGCCTGACCGGGCTAGCAGAAACTTTACTTTCGGAGATGTTTAGAACTCGGCGTAGCGGGTAGGACTACCGTGACGACGTCGATCGCCCGGATCCCGGACCATGCCCGGGATGAGGCCTATCTGCTCGTCGGGTTCACGCTTCACGACCCCGTGAGGCGTGAGTGACTGTGACGACCGGCGCCGCAATGGTGTCGTGTAATGAAACCGCGGGAAAGGCAATGATCGATGAGTGACTTCGGGGCAACATACGACGAGATGACCGGCACCGCCGACAAGCTCGACCAGGGCAAGGACACGATCGAGTCCGCTCTGGACGAGTGCCAGGGCTACGTCGACGAGCTCGTTCAGGACGGGTTCAAGACGGAGAAGGCGTCGGGCAAGTTCCAGGACGGCTACACCGAGATGACCACGGGTCTGAAGGACGCCATTGCTGGTGTCGAGGACATGGCGCAGGCTCTGCGTGACATGGCCACGGCGATCCAGGACCTGGACTCCCAGCTCGCCGGCGGCTGATCGACTCTGCGGCGGGAGGCCCAGCGAAAGCTGGGCCTCCGCCGCTCTCATATGTCCATTTCTCGGCCGATGGCCGGTCTTGCTAGACGTCCGAAAGGTGCGGCACCGTGCCAGATGTAGCGATTACATTCTCCGATCTCGAGGCGGCGGCCTCCAGCTTGGGGACGATCATCGATGAGTTCGACAATGCCACCAGTAGATCCGAGGATCTCGAGGCTGATATCGGTGACCCGTTCGACAAGAGCGAGCTGCGCGATCAGGCGTGTGACTTCGAGGAGCGCTGGGACGACAAGCGCGATGAGCTCAAGGAGAGTCTCGAAGGCGTGAAGAAGCACATCGATGATGTCGTTAGTGGCTTCAAAGGCGGAGACAACGATATGGCCGTGGCATTCACGGCCAAAGAGTAGGGGTAGACCATGTTCGGTGGCATGCCGGATTCCCCACGCGGCCGTGAGATCAAGAGTGTTGAGGGCTCTCCCTCAGGCATCATCTCGCGGGGGCAGGACATCATCAGGATCGGCACGATGATGGAGACCGCCGCTGACACGCTGCGAGGGATCAAGGAGAACACCTTGTCCAGCGGCGCGATGAGCGGCGAGGCGATCGCCAAGCTGCAGGAGACCATCGGCGACTCCTACAAGACATTGGACGAAGCGGCTGATCTCTACAAGCCGGTCGGCCCGGTGATCGTGAAGTACGGCGAAGTGCTCGAGACGTACAAACCGTTGATCGACAACACCGCTACGACCTGTTCAGATCTCTGGGAGACGTACGACGCGCTCCCCGGTGACAAGGACGGCAGTCTGGAGCCCGAGGCCGACGGCGGCGTGCTGGGCATGGGCGGTCATGACGCGGACAGTCCCGAGGCCAAGCAAGAGGCCGAGGACAACCAGGCAAAGAAGCAGGCCTACGACGCGTGGGAGAACGCGGCCGAGCGTTTCGACACGTGGTACGACGTATGGGAGGACGGCTACGACGAGGCCGTCTCCGGGATCACCAACGGACTGTCCGGAAAGATCGAGGACGGCTTCTGGGAGGTGCTCGATGACATCGTGGCGGTCCTGGAGATCGTTGCGATGGTCGTCTTCGTGATCGGGCTGTTCGTCGCAGGGCCATTCGCTGCCATCGCGCTCGCACTGTCTGCTGCGATCCTCCTTGCGCGAGCGATTCAGTTCTGCGCTGGTGAATGTACGGGCATGGAATTGTTCACAGCTGCCCTCGACGTCGTTCCGTTCGGGAAGTTCGGCAAGATGGCCGACGGGATCGCGGAGCTGGGCGAGAACGCTTCCAAGCTGTCCAAGTTCAGCACGGGCCTCAAGTTCGCGAGCGGGCTCGACGACGCCGCACTCGGCCGTAAGGCCTTCGGCGACATCATCACGTCGATCCACACGGGTCTCGATGTCAGCGACTTCGCCCGGATCGGCGAGAACGCCAACCTCTGGCAGGCGGCTGGAGAAGTCCAAGGCGCAATCGTGAAGCACGGCTTCTCGGTCTATGGCCACGTCAACGCTGGAATTGGTCTCGGCGGCGGGTCGCTCGTGGATGCCTTCAACTGAGTATCGGCCTGATCATCTCACCTAGCTAGCAGAAGGAAATGATGGAAGCGGAGTGGCTTGCGGAAGGAGTCCTTCCCCAAAGCGACTGGACTCGGGTACCTCGCGAACGCACTGGCGAACCGGAAGAGTGGTTCCAGAGCGAGATCGCACGCATCCGATCCTGGTGGGGCGAGGAATCCTGGGGTCCTGGTGTTGAAACGGCGGTCCGTGAGGCCCTGACCGACG
Coding sequences within:
- a CDS encoding WXG100 family type VII secretion target; translated protein: MSDFGATYDEMTGTADKLDQGKDTIESALDECQGYVDELVQDGFKTEKASGKFQDGYTEMTTGLKDAIAGVEDMAQALRDMATAIQDLDSQLAGG
- a CDS encoding flagellar protein FlgN, with product MPDVAITFSDLEAAASSLGTIIDEFDNATSRSEDLEADIGDPFDKSELRDQACDFEERWDDKRDELKESLEGVKKHIDDVVSGFKGGDNDMAVAFTAKE